The following proteins are co-located in the Phragmites australis chromosome 10, lpPhrAust1.1, whole genome shotgun sequence genome:
- the LOC133930102 gene encoding aquaporin NIP1-4-like produces MARREDDSHTNGSVFEASVEEGRKDKAEVYDDHQPEAHEDAVCGMPASVSFLQQLLAEFFATFFLIFAGCGVITVNQKNGMATFVGVAVVWGMVVMAMIYAVGHVSGAHINPAVTLGFAVSGRFPWRKVPAYMLVQTVAATVASLMLRLMFGGSHEPAPVNLPGGSNIQSLVLEFIITFYLMFVVMAVATDDRAVGQMAGLAVGGTIMLNVLFAGPVSSASMNPARSIGPALVGSKYKSLWVYIFGPFAGAAAAAWAYGLIRPTDKTLGELTKSICRTN; encoded by the exons ATGGCAAGGCGAGAAGACGACTCCCACACCAACGGGTCCGTGTTCGAGGCGTCCGTGGAGGAAGGGAGGAAGGACAAGGCGGAGGTGTACGACGATCACCAGCCTGAGGCTCACGAAGATGCGGTCTGCGGCATGCCGGCGTCCGTCTCGTTCCTTCAGCAG CTCCTCGCCGAGTTCTTCGCGACGTTCTTCTTGATCTTCGCCGGCTGCGGCGTCATCACGGTGAACCAGAAGAACGGCATGGCCACGTTCGTGGGTGTCGCTGTGGTGTGGGGCATGGTCGTCATGGCCATGATCTACGCCGTGGGACACGTCTCCGGCGCGCACATCAACCCCGCAGTCACCCTTGGCTTCGCCGTCTCCGGCCGGTTCCCCTGGAGGAAG gTCCCGGCGTACATGCTGGTGCAGACGGTGGCGGCGACGGTCGCAAGCCTGATGCTGCGGTTGATGTTCGGCGGGAGCCACGAGCCCGCGCCGGTGAACCTCCCTGGCGGCTCCAACATCCAGTCCCTCGTCCTCgagttcatcatcaccttctACCTCATGTTCGTCGTCATGGCCGTGGCCACCGATGACCGAGCG GTCGGGCAGATGGCCGGGCTCGCGGTGGGCGGAACCATCATGCTTAACGTCCTGTTTGCCGG GCCGGTGTCGAGTGCATCGATGAACCCGGCGAGGAGCATCGGGCCGGCGCTGGTGGGGAGCAAGTACAAGTCGCTGTGGGTGTACATCTTCGGGCCGTTCGCTGGCGCGGCGGCCGCAGCGTGGGCGTATGGCCTCATCCGCCCCACCGACAAGACCCTCGGCGAGCTTACCAAGAGCATCTGCCGGACCAACTGA